In Acinetobacter sp. WCHAc010034, a genomic segment contains:
- a CDS encoding YcgJ family protein, translating into MKTAQSFFSLTVIACICASAAAMAKTTGSVFSPKKGVICDTYICADQKGVSKPLTARYLGKAKANRAFSQGSFDATAFTLSNGVFCDTKTKLCHADRYFDQNGKRSKVDKNMTDKLFQK; encoded by the coding sequence ATGAAAACCGCTCAATCCTTTTTTAGTCTAACAGTTATTGCCTGTATTTGCGCCAGTGCTGCGGCAATGGCTAAAACGACTGGTTCAGTTTTTTCGCCTAAAAAAGGCGTAATCTGTGACACATATATTTGCGCAGATCAAAAAGGGGTATCTAAGCCATTAACGGCCAGATATTTGGGGAAAGCGAAGGCAAACCGCGCTTTTTCGCAAGGCAGCTTTGATGCAACAGCATTTACTTTATCAAATGGCGTATTTTGCGATACGAAAACTAAATTGTGCCATGCCGACCGCTATTTTGATCAGAACGGCAAGCGCAGTAAAGTTGATAAGAATATGACAGACAAGCTGTTTCAAAAATAG
- a CDS encoding alpha/beta hydrolase, with protein sequence MSNKPTVILVHGFWGGAAHWGKVILALSRKGYTKLHAVEMPLTSLADDAERTRKMIAQVDGDVLLVGHSYGGAVITETGNQPNVVGLVYIAAFAPDAGESPGAITQQHLPEAAPNLVPDSDGFLWLNPEKFHESFCQDLSADEALVMAVTQKAPVASTFADAVSAPAWKNKPSWYQISAQDRMISPENQTAMAGRLGARKVISLDASHASLASQAAAVADLIDEAALALAK encoded by the coding sequence ATGAGCAATAAACCTACAGTTATTTTAGTGCACGGTTTTTGGGGCGGCGCAGCCCATTGGGGGAAAGTCATTTTGGCGCTTTCCCGCAAAGGCTATACTAAACTGCATGCTGTTGAAATGCCTTTAACCTCTCTTGCAGATGATGCGGAAAGGACGCGTAAAATGATTGCGCAAGTTGATGGCGATGTCTTGCTGGTCGGCCACTCTTATGGCGGCGCAGTGATTACTGAAACCGGGAATCAGCCGAATGTCGTGGGTTTGGTCTATATCGCCGCGTTTGCTCCTGATGCAGGGGAAAGCCCGGGCGCCATCACCCAGCAGCATTTGCCCGAGGCTGCCCCGAATTTAGTGCCGGACAGCGACGGCTTTTTATGGCTGAATCCTGAAAAATTTCATGAAAGTTTCTGCCAGGACCTCAGCGCAGATGAAGCCTTGGTGATGGCGGTTACGCAAAAAGCCCCTGTGGCCAGTACTTTCGCTGATGCTGTCAGCGCGCCGGCGTGGAAAAATAAGCCGTCTTGGTATCAGATTTCGGCACAGGACCGCATGATTAGCCCGGAAAATCAAACAGCGATGGCGGGACGCTTAGGCGCGAGAAAAGTGATTTCCTTAGATGCCAGCCATGCGTCTTTAGCATCACAGGCAGCGGCGGTCGCGGACTTGATTGATGAAGCTGCATTGGCTTTAGCCAAATAA
- the dusB gene encoding tRNA dihydrouridine synthase DusB: MAGVTDRPFRTLCKYFGAGHAVSEMMTSDKTLRMSKKSLYRANFDGELAPISAQIAGSDPLELAEAARYQVANGAQIVDINMGCPAKKVCSRLAGSALLKDEDLVARILDAVVAAVDVPVTLKTRLGYLNGHENIMRVAKRAEEAGIAALALHGRTREDMYLNTARYELIKDVKAMLNIPVIANGDIDSPEKAKYVLDYTGADAVMIGRAAQGRPWIFREIGHYLMTGEHLAAPGIEEVKSVLLGHLAELYAFYGEYSGCRIARKHIAWYSKGLRSSNEFRQNMYKVESTAEQFKVVEDYFNHLLAHGEIMSDVQVEQVNLLES; the protein is encoded by the coding sequence ATGGCGGGCGTAACCGACAGGCCTTTCAGAACCTTATGCAAATACTTTGGCGCAGGGCATGCCGTCAGTGAAATGATGACCTCGGATAAAACGCTGCGCATGAGCAAAAAAAGCCTGTACCGCGCCAATTTTGACGGCGAGCTGGCGCCGATTTCCGCCCAAATTGCCGGCTCAGACCCGCTGGAGCTGGCGGAAGCCGCCCGCTATCAGGTGGCCAACGGCGCGCAGATTGTGGACATCAACATGGGCTGCCCGGCAAAGAAAGTCTGCAGCCGGCTGGCGGGCTCAGCGCTGCTGAAAGATGAAGATCTGGTGGCGCGCATTTTAGATGCGGTGGTGGCTGCTGTTGATGTGCCGGTAACGCTGAAAACGCGCTTAGGGTATCTGAATGGCCATGAAAACATCATGAGGGTTGCAAAGCGCGCCGAAGAAGCCGGCATTGCTGCTTTGGCGCTGCACGGCCGCACCCGTGAAGACATGTATTTGAACACTGCGCGCTACGAACTGATTAAGGATGTCAAGGCGATGCTGAACATTCCGGTGATTGCCAATGGCGATATTGACAGTCCGGAAAAAGCCAAATATGTGCTGGATTATACCGGGGCGGATGCGGTGATGATTGGGCGGGCGGCGCAAGGGCGGCCTTGGATTTTCCGTGAAATTGGCCATTATTTAATGACCGGCGAGCATTTGGCCGCGCCAGGCATTGAAGAAGTCAAATCCGTGCTTCTGGGGCACTTGGCCGAACTTTATGCGTTTTATGGCGAATACTCAGGCTGCCGCATTGCGCGCAAGCATATCGCGTGGTACAGCAAAGGCCTGCGTTCCAGCAATGAATTCCGCCAGAACATGTATAAAGTGGAATCCACAGCAGAGCAGTTTAAAGTGGTTGAAGACTATTTCAATCATTTGCTGGCGCATGGCGAAATCATGAGTGATGTGCAGGTTGAGCAGGTTAATTTGCTGGAAAGTTAA
- a CDS encoding NAD(P)H-dependent flavin oxidoreductase has translation MTLLEQLEIKHAIFLAPMAGVSTPELAAEVSNQGALGSLGLGASTAEAARQQILATQALTDQPFQVNFFCHQSAALDSQTAQQWIQHLQPQFAKYGATPPEQLRCIYPSFLDNDDFLNVLLETRPKAVSFHFGIPHAHQIQALKNAGIITLVSATHLTEAQAIEAAGIDIIIAQGIEAGGHRGIFNQSFDSCIKTADLVQLLKKHCSAPVVAAGGIMIGQQAKAMLQLGADAVQLGTAFVQCKTSNANDAYRKALFNQPLTQVTASISGRPARGLINHWHTQVDAPDRPPVAAYPYAYDLGKQLHAAASQQGDHGFGAFWAGSNAAQIRELEAADLVNQLVLEMNIA, from the coding sequence ATGACTTTATTAGAACAGCTTGAAATAAAACATGCGATTTTTTTAGCGCCGATGGCTGGCGTATCCACCCCTGAATTGGCTGCAGAAGTTTCCAACCAAGGCGCGCTGGGCTCACTCGGCTTAGGCGCCAGCACGGCAGAAGCCGCGCGCCAGCAGATTCTAGCCACCCAAGCGCTGACCGATCAGCCGTTTCAAGTCAATTTCTTCTGCCATCAAAGCGCTGCTTTAGACAGCCAAACAGCGCAGCAATGGATTCAGCACCTGCAGCCGCAATTTGCAAAATACGGCGCCACTCCGCCGGAACAGCTGCGCTGCATCTACCCAAGCTTTCTGGACAATGACGACTTTTTAAATGTCCTTTTAGAAACCCGGCCTAAGGCGGTCAGCTTCCACTTCGGCATTCCGCATGCGCATCAGATTCAGGCGCTGAAAAATGCCGGCATCATCACTCTGGTTTCCGCAACCCATTTGACCGAGGCGCAGGCGATTGAAGCAGCCGGCATTGATATTATTATTGCGCAAGGCATTGAAGCCGGCGGCCACCGCGGCATTTTCAACCAAAGCTTTGACAGCTGCATCAAAACGGCAGATCTGGTACAGCTGCTGAAAAAGCACTGCAGCGCGCCGGTTGTTGCCGCCGGCGGCATTATGATCGGACAGCAGGCCAAAGCGATGCTGCAGCTCGGCGCCGATGCGGTGCAGCTGGGCACAGCCTTTGTGCAGTGCAAAACCTCTAATGCCAATGACGCTTACCGCAAGGCGCTGTTCAATCAGCCGCTGACCCAAGTTACGGCCAGCATTTCAGGACGCCCTGCGCGCGGCCTGATCAACCATTGGCATACTCAAGTAGATGCGCCGGACCGTCCGCCGGTTGCTGCCTACCCTTATGCCTATGACTTGGGCAAACAGCTGCATGCCGCGGCGTCCCAGCAGGGAGATCATGGCTTTGGCGCATTTTGGGCCGGCAGCAATGCGGCGCAAATCCGTGAGCTTGAAGCCGCCGATTTAGTCAACCAGCTGGTTCTGGAAATGAATATCGCCTGA